A genome region from Candidatus Eremiobacteraceae bacterium includes the following:
- a CDS encoding 5-oxoprolinase subunit PxpA, whose amino-acid sequence MAARTIDLNCDVGELPGSEGRIADLDLIALVSSVNIACGAHAGDETIMRATISAALASGAVIGAHPSYVDREGFGRRSYAQDAGSAAQALRAQVETLRAIAASLGAHVAHVKPHGALYNDAAADPDLAAALAGAVREVDPSLVLVGLAGGALLQAGHAAGLRVAAEGFCDRAYEQDGSLRSRALPDSVFTDPDFAARQAVTLALRGDIATLCIHGDEPTAVAAARAVRAALTRSGVSIVCPWARKTTV is encoded by the coding sequence ATGGCCGCGCGGACGATCGATCTCAACTGCGACGTCGGGGAGCTGCCTGGATCCGAGGGCCGCATCGCGGACCTCGATCTCATCGCTCTCGTCAGCTCGGTGAACATCGCGTGCGGCGCTCACGCGGGTGACGAAACGATCATGCGAGCGACCATCAGCGCGGCCCTGGCAAGCGGCGCTGTCATCGGCGCGCACCCATCGTACGTCGATCGAGAAGGTTTTGGCAGGCGCTCGTATGCGCAGGATGCCGGCTCTGCCGCTCAAGCTCTTCGGGCACAAGTCGAAACGCTGCGCGCGATCGCGGCCTCGCTCGGCGCGCACGTCGCACACGTGAAGCCTCACGGTGCGCTGTACAACGACGCGGCCGCCGATCCGGACCTTGCCGCGGCGCTCGCAGGCGCCGTCCGAGAGGTAGATCCGTCGCTCGTGCTGGTCGGTTTGGCCGGCGGTGCATTGCTGCAAGCCGGTCATGCCGCCGGGCTGCGCGTCGCCGCCGAAGGCTTTTGCGATCGGGCATACGAGCAAGACGGCTCGCTGCGCTCTCGGGCTTTGCCCGATTCCGTCTTCACCGATCCGGATTTCGCGGCCCGACAAGCCGTGACGCTCGCGCTCCGCGGCGACATCGCCACGCTGTGCATCCACGGCGATGAACCGACGGCCGTCGCGGCCGCTCGAGCGGTGCGCGCCGCGCTGACGCGCTCAGGTGTTTCGATCGTTTGTCCGTGGGCGCGGAAGACGACGGTATGA
- a CDS encoding biotin-dependent carboxyltransferase family protein, translated as MSTFRKRTVRIVDPGVLSTVQDLGRRGAGRLGVSPGGSADWYSSRAANRLVGNPDSAALIETTLSGASFALSDDVWIAVTGASAPLAVGGRVCEQWRALRGRAGERVVVGAARRGLRSYVAFDGGVIAPPLLGSASTDVTSGFGGRIFGRGDEFSLGAAIDTNPGARIEPIVWQAETVLRTAWRAASSFVDPLFSSSFQVTDRSSRQAVSLEGEATLAGMRADRPSAGVCAGCVQVTADGTPIVLLCEHQTTGGYEIAAVVATADLPRAAQLRPGDRVRFEAIDIEEAGGALEERRRALDAASQSLAGPNDGSAVLAAGFFEGAES; from the coding sequence ATGAGCACATTTCGCAAACGCACCGTTCGTATTGTCGATCCGGGCGTGTTGAGCACAGTCCAAGATCTGGGTCGCCGCGGCGCAGGCCGCCTCGGCGTTTCTCCGGGCGGCTCAGCAGATTGGTATTCCAGCCGTGCGGCCAACCGGCTCGTCGGCAATCCGGATTCTGCCGCGCTGATCGAAACCACGCTCTCAGGAGCGTCGTTCGCGCTCTCCGACGATGTCTGGATAGCGGTCACCGGTGCCTCCGCGCCCTTGGCGGTCGGCGGGCGCGTCTGCGAGCAATGGCGGGCACTGCGCGGCCGTGCCGGCGAGCGCGTGGTCGTCGGAGCTGCGCGGCGCGGCCTGCGCTCGTACGTCGCATTCGACGGCGGCGTGATCGCGCCGCCGCTCTTGGGGAGCGCGAGCACCGATGTCACGTCGGGGTTCGGGGGTCGGATTTTCGGACGCGGAGACGAATTTTCGCTCGGCGCTGCGATCGACACGAATCCTGGGGCGCGCATCGAGCCGATCGTATGGCAAGCGGAGACCGTGCTGCGGACTGCATGGCGGGCCGCGTCATCCTTCGTCGACCCGCTTTTCAGCAGTTCGTTTCAGGTCACCGATAGATCATCGCGTCAAGCAGTGTCGCTCGAAGGGGAGGCGACACTCGCCGGGATGCGCGCCGACCGGCCGTCGGCGGGCGTGTGCGCGGGCTGCGTTCAGGTCACTGCTGACGGAACACCGATCGTGCTGCTATGCGAGCATCAAACGACCGGCGGTTATGAGATCGCCGCGGTCGTAGCGACGGCCGACCTTCCTCGTGCCGCACAGCTGCGCCCCGGAGACCGCGTACGCTTCGAGGCGATAGATATAGAAGAAGCGGGTGGTGCACTTGAGGAGCGGCGCCGCGCGCTCGATGCCGCGAGCCAGTCCCTCGCCGGCCCTAACGACGGCAGCGCCGTGCTCGCCGCAGGATTCTTCGAAGGCGCGGAATCGTGA
- a CDS encoding allophanate hydrolase subunit 1: MQSFACRSLGDASISVELGTSRDPELALQAARLADSLSAWLGSRSLDVVSGYCSVLIRFDPLVIGPAEQLRAVTDALAACAAELETGSAREQRPPRNHTVRVCFGGEHGVDFERTAHDLGMRETRMRDMLCGADYRVAFLGFLAGFPYLSGLPPALHGVERLTRPRPRVPAGSVAIAAGQCGIYPRASAGGWRLLGRTNAVLFEPAHEPPTLFQPLDRIRFEPVSDLRSAGVTTA, translated from the coding sequence ATGCAATCGTTTGCGTGCCGTTCCCTCGGCGACGCATCTATCAGCGTGGAATTGGGGACGAGCCGCGATCCGGAACTCGCGCTCCAAGCCGCACGCCTGGCGGACTCCCTTTCGGCGTGGTTGGGTTCGCGATCGCTGGATGTCGTGTCCGGCTACTGCTCCGTCCTCATCCGCTTCGATCCGCTCGTCATCGGGCCGGCCGAACAGCTGCGCGCGGTCACGGATGCGCTTGCCGCATGCGCCGCCGAATTGGAGACTGGGAGCGCTCGCGAGCAGCGGCCCCCGCGCAACCATACCGTTCGCGTCTGCTTCGGCGGTGAGCACGGCGTCGACTTCGAGCGCACGGCGCACGACTTGGGAATGCGGGAGACGCGCATGCGCGACATGCTGTGCGGGGCGGACTACCGCGTCGCGTTCCTGGGGTTTCTGGCGGGATTTCCGTACCTGTCCGGCCTGCCGCCGGCGCTGCACGGCGTCGAACGGCTCACGCGACCGCGACCTCGGGTTCCCGCGGGGAGCGTGGCGATCGCCGCCGGCCAATGCGGGATCTATCCGCGGGCGTCGGCCGGCGGCTGGCGCCTCCTTGGACGCACAAACGCGGTGCTTTTCGAACCGGCACACGAACCGCCGACGCTCTTCCAGCCGCTCGATCGTATCCGGTTCGAGCCGGTCTCCGATCTGCGAAGCGCAGGCGTGACGACAGCATGA
- a CDS encoding DUF255 domain-containing protein yields the protein MSDLHFSPRPNRASEINWREWGDGPFRESEATGKPVVLAISAVWCHWCHVMDETTYSTDAVIRLLNERFIPTRVDNDRRPDVNARYNMGGWPTTAVLTPDGEIVHGGTYIPPDAMLRLLGQIDRFFSEPDNRLELAEQTRRVKDERARGRSIDGEAAMGTLDNRTAETVLGQLEEQFDQEFGGFGDEQKFPQTSTLHFMLDHWARTRDSRDERMTLATLRGMAGGGMYDHVEGGFFRYSTTRDFSVPHFEKMLEDLGGLVLACSRAGAAFAADDLGLVARDVKRYLDASLWQAEAGAYGGSQDADESYFQLDAAGRLNRVAPYVDRTIFTSWNAETARSLLLSAPLLGGAAGEFDDWTARGLAILETLWSRLLREGLMCRYSDGEPHVRGLLGDQAWSIAAALAAHAATGEGLWLERAGRLIAASDALYDESRGYADRLSSEGAPGRLSDVAVPFNENALMARSLLAYAAAAAQPAMADRAREILGRFERDYRRYGVFAALYGSAVMDAIEPPVSVVIVGAPLEAARLRRAALSTTWPAISVIPVDPITESERLERLGHSALADSSPVAYLCRGTACFARVTTASDLSDALARSPQA from the coding sequence GTGAGCGACCTGCATTTTTCCCCGCGTCCTAATCGAGCGTCCGAGATCAATTGGCGCGAGTGGGGCGACGGCCCGTTTCGAGAGTCAGAGGCCACCGGGAAACCGGTCGTCCTCGCGATTTCCGCCGTATGGTGCCACTGGTGCCACGTCATGGACGAGACGACATATTCGACCGATGCGGTGATCCGGTTGTTGAACGAGCGGTTTATCCCCACCCGCGTCGACAATGATCGCCGCCCGGATGTGAACGCTCGCTACAACATGGGCGGTTGGCCGACGACGGCGGTGTTGACGCCTGACGGCGAGATCGTCCACGGCGGAACGTATATCCCGCCCGATGCGATGCTCCGTTTGCTCGGTCAGATCGATCGCTTCTTTTCGGAGCCCGATAACCGTCTCGAATTGGCTGAGCAGACCCGGCGCGTCAAGGATGAAAGAGCGCGCGGTAGATCGATCGACGGCGAAGCGGCGATGGGCACGCTCGACAACCGGACCGCCGAAACCGTCCTCGGACAACTCGAAGAGCAGTTCGATCAAGAGTTCGGCGGGTTTGGCGACGAGCAGAAGTTCCCGCAGACGAGCACGCTGCACTTCATGCTCGACCATTGGGCGCGCACGCGCGACTCGCGCGACGAGCGGATGACTCTTGCGACGCTGCGCGGTATGGCAGGCGGCGGCATGTACGACCACGTGGAAGGCGGATTCTTCCGTTACTCCACCACGCGGGACTTCAGCGTGCCGCACTTCGAGAAGATGCTCGAAGACCTCGGCGGACTCGTGCTCGCGTGCTCTCGCGCCGGTGCGGCGTTCGCGGCCGACGATCTCGGCCTCGTCGCGCGCGATGTCAAGCGTTATCTCGACGCTTCGCTGTGGCAAGCTGAAGCGGGTGCGTATGGCGGAAGCCAGGATGCCGACGAATCATACTTCCAACTCGACGCGGCCGGACGGTTGAATCGCGTTGCGCCGTACGTAGACCGTACGATCTTCACGTCTTGGAATGCCGAGACCGCACGGTCGCTTCTTCTCTCTGCGCCGTTGCTGGGCGGAGCAGCAGGCGAATTCGACGATTGGACCGCTCGCGGCTTGGCGATCTTGGAGACGCTGTGGTCGCGCTTGCTGCGCGAAGGCCTGATGTGCCGCTATTCCGATGGTGAGCCGCACGTGCGCGGGCTCCTCGGCGACCAGGCCTGGTCTATCGCCGCGGCGCTCGCAGCGCATGCCGCGACCGGCGAGGGACTATGGCTTGAGCGAGCGGGTCGGCTCATCGCTGCCAGCGACGCGCTGTATGACGAGAGCCGGGGCTACGCCGACCGGCTCTCATCCGAGGGCGCGCCAGGCCGCTTGAGCGACGTCGCCGTGCCCTTCAACGAGAACGCGCTCATGGCGCGGTCGCTGCTTGCGTATGCAGCCGCGGCAGCCCAGCCAGCCATGGCCGACCGGGCACGCGAAATCCTCGGTCGCTTCGAGCGGGACTACCGGCGCTATGGCGTCTTCGCCGCTCTGTATGGCTCGGCCGTTATGGACGCAATCGAGCCGCCGGTCAGCGTGGTCATCGTCGGCGCACCGCTCGAAGCCGCGAGGCTTCGCCGCGCCGCGCTTTCCACGACATGGCCCGCTATTTCCGTGATTCCAGTGGATCCTATCACCGAATCGGAACGGCTCGAGCGGTTAGGGCACTCAGCGCTTGCCGATTCATCGCCAGTTGCGTATCTGTGTCGCGGTACAGCGTGCTTCGCGCGGGTCACCACTGCATCGGATCTCAGCGACGCGCTGGCACGATCCCCACAAGCGTAG
- a CDS encoding YkvA family protein, producing MTFFSRARQLLDLPRTYRVLTRLFVDGRVPSWLKFTTVAAAFLIISPLDIFSDIPFLGPLDDIALLMLLAQTFISMCPRDAVADANGFARSAAVIKNVTPQE from the coding sequence ATGACGTTCTTCAGTCGCGCACGCCAACTTCTGGATCTTCCGCGGACGTATCGCGTTCTCACTCGGCTTTTCGTGGACGGGCGAGTTCCAAGCTGGCTCAAGTTCACGACGGTTGCCGCCGCATTCCTGATCATCTCGCCCTTGGACATCTTCAGCGATATCCCGTTCCTCGGACCGCTCGACGACATCGCGCTCTTGATGCTGCTTGCTCAGACGTTCATCTCGATGTGCCCGCGAGACGCCGTAGCAGACGCCAACGGCTTCGCGCGCTCGGCAGCCGTTATCAAGAACGTGACGCCGCAAGAATAA
- a CDS encoding NAD(P)/FAD-dependent oxidoreductase — MPSTSTYDAIIIGGGHNGLVTACYLARAKWKVLVLERRYVVGGACVTEENIFPGYKVSTAAYVNSLFRPEIIRDLRLKDYGFDVVERDPSSFSPFEDGRHLFLGPDHTMNVREIAKFSAKDAENFPKYEAMLERVASVVEPTLILKPPNVAHPGLSDLLRMAPMGRAMQKLGPAMSEAIEVLTGPARPILDRWFESEELKATLATDAIIGAFASPSMPGTAYVLFHHVMGETNGKRGVWSYVKGGMGGLTQALSRAAKDLGVEIRTETEVAKILTAGGAATGVVLKNGDEFRSRRVASNVDCRVTFTRLLDSNMLPADFAAAIDRIDYSSASVKINVALASLPDFTACPGSAPGPQHRGTIHLCPDQDFIERAYDDAKYGKMSQQPIVECTIPSAVDPSVAPPGRHLMSMFCQYAPYALKDGPWTSQLRAEFADRCFDIVERHAPGFKASVLDRQILTPVDLEEKFNLTGGNIFQGSMGLNQLFMFRPVPGFAGYRTPIKGLFLCGAAAHPGGGVMGASGWNAAREMLRG; from the coding sequence ATGCCTTCGACCTCGACGTACGACGCGATCATCATCGGCGGCGGCCACAATGGATTGGTCACCGCGTGCTATCTCGCTCGCGCAAAGTGGAAGGTACTGGTCCTCGAACGACGCTACGTCGTCGGCGGCGCATGCGTGACCGAAGAGAACATCTTTCCTGGATACAAAGTTTCGACAGCCGCGTACGTCAATAGCCTCTTCCGGCCCGAGATCATCCGAGATCTGCGCTTGAAAGACTACGGATTCGACGTCGTGGAGCGCGACCCGTCCTCGTTCTCGCCGTTTGAAGACGGCCGCCATCTCTTTCTCGGTCCGGACCATACAATGAACGTGCGCGAGATCGCGAAGTTCAGCGCGAAGGATGCCGAGAATTTTCCCAAGTACGAAGCGATGCTCGAACGCGTCGCTTCGGTCGTAGAACCGACGCTGATCCTCAAGCCGCCGAACGTGGCGCATCCTGGACTGTCGGACCTCCTGCGCATGGCCCCGATGGGCCGCGCCATGCAGAAACTGGGCCCCGCGATGAGCGAGGCGATCGAAGTGCTGACGGGCCCGGCTCGACCGATCCTCGACCGCTGGTTTGAATCCGAAGAGCTCAAAGCGACGCTCGCCACCGACGCGATCATCGGCGCGTTCGCCTCGCCGTCGATGCCGGGAACGGCGTACGTGCTCTTTCACCACGTCATGGGCGAGACGAACGGCAAGCGCGGCGTGTGGAGTTACGTCAAGGGCGGGATGGGCGGCCTGACGCAAGCGCTGTCGCGGGCGGCAAAAGACCTGGGCGTCGAGATTCGCACGGAGACCGAAGTCGCAAAGATCCTGACGGCCGGAGGCGCCGCGACCGGCGTCGTGCTGAAGAACGGCGACGAGTTCCGCTCGCGCCGCGTGGCGAGCAACGTCGATTGCCGCGTGACGTTCACCCGGTTGCTGGATTCGAACATGCTGCCGGCCGATTTCGCTGCCGCGATCGACCGCATCGATTACAGCAGCGCATCGGTGAAGATCAATGTCGCGCTCGCATCGCTGCCCGATTTCACCGCATGCCCCGGATCCGCGCCCGGACCGCAGCATCGCGGCACGATCCATCTCTGCCCCGATCAGGATTTCATCGAGCGCGCGTACGATGATGCGAAGTACGGCAAGATGTCGCAACAACCGATCGTGGAGTGCACAATCCCGTCTGCAGTTGATCCCAGCGTCGCGCCGCCTGGCCGGCACCTGATGTCGATGTTCTGCCAGTACGCGCCGTACGCGCTCAAGGACGGACCGTGGACGTCGCAACTGCGCGCCGAATTCGCGGACCGTTGCTTCGACATCGTCGAGCGTCACGCGCCCGGCTTCAAAGCGTCCGTGCTCGATCGGCAGATTCTGACGCCGGTGGATCTCGAGGAGAAGTTCAATCTCACCGGGGGCAACATTTTCCAGGGATCGATGGGCCTGAACCAATTGTTCATGTTCAGGCCGGTGCCGGGTTTCGCCGGCTACCGCACGCCGATCAAAGGGCTCTTCTTATGCGGTGCGGCCGCGCATCCGGGCGGCGGCGTGATGGGCGCGTCGGGCTGGAACGCCGCCCGCGAAATGCTCCGCGGCTAG
- a CDS encoding DUF1203 domain-containing protein: MIRIARRPMGWYAVRMLQATQTKLRVVSMPTETADRVRESLHDGHGNTLQPGTDYGSGPCRHCLRYSKPGEPLLLFSYRPFGEPRPYQEVGPVFIHAEPCARYESTDAIPEDFANRPLVLRPYDANDNIADSQRYADAGEAATIARELLANEDVAYVHARSRSHGCYLFRIERGNERPGGP; the protein is encoded by the coding sequence ATGATTCGGATAGCGCGCCGTCCGATGGGTTGGTATGCTGTCCGCATGTTGCAAGCGACACAGACCAAACTGCGTGTAGTCTCTATGCCTACAGAAACCGCCGATCGTGTGCGCGAGTCGCTACACGACGGCCATGGCAACACACTCCAGCCCGGTACCGATTACGGCAGCGGGCCATGCAGGCACTGCCTGCGTTATTCCAAGCCGGGCGAACCGTTGCTGCTCTTCTCGTATCGCCCTTTCGGGGAGCCGCGCCCATATCAAGAAGTAGGTCCAGTATTCATCCACGCCGAGCCATGCGCACGGTATGAATCGACTGACGCAATTCCAGAAGATTTTGCGAATCGGCCACTCGTCTTGCGGCCATACGATGCAAACGATAACATCGCGGACTCGCAGCGATACGCAGACGCCGGCGAAGCGGCGACTATCGCGCGCGAGCTGTTGGCGAACGAGGACGTCGCGTACGTTCACGCGCGCAGCCGATCGCACGGCTGCTATCTGTTCCGCATCGAACGCGGCAATGAGCGCCCAGGCGGACCGTAA
- a CDS encoding DUF2087 domain-containing protein yields the protein MTDSASDDVSRFVKALANETRLRIVGVLSLGARTRSELAEVLRLRPDALNRHLRLLRDAGLILDDETSGNGKLQLEIAWLRSGNALSNSVKRPAESLASPTLSRLEATTLAPFVRDGRISKIPVGAEKQKLLMRWLVERFEENRSYAEREVNAILKEVHPDFAALRRMLVDYRNMARDHGVYKRVGNI from the coding sequence GTGACCGACTCCGCCTCCGACGACGTTTCGCGATTCGTCAAGGCGCTAGCCAACGAAACGCGTCTACGAATCGTCGGCGTCCTTTCGCTCGGCGCGCGCACACGCTCTGAACTTGCAGAAGTCCTACGGTTGAGACCCGATGCATTGAACCGACACCTCCGGCTATTGCGAGATGCCGGTCTGATACTCGATGACGAGACGAGCGGTAACGGCAAGCTGCAGCTCGAGATCGCGTGGCTGCGCTCAGGAAACGCGCTCAGCAACTCGGTCAAGCGGCCGGCGGAATCTCTCGCATCGCCGACGCTGTCGAGGCTAGAAGCGACGACGTTAGCCCCGTTCGTTCGCGATGGCCGGATTTCCAAGATTCCGGTCGGCGCAGAGAAACAGAAGCTGCTGATGCGATGGCTAGTCGAGCGCTTCGAAGAGAACCGAAGCTACGCCGAGCGCGAGGTCAATGCGATATTGAAAGAAGTGCATCCAGATTTCGCAGCGCTTCGTCGAATGCTGGTGGACTATCGCAACATGGCACGCGATCACGGAGTGTATAAACGGGTTGGGAATATTTGA
- a CDS encoding NAD(P)/FAD-dependent oxidoreductase, translating into MAYDAIVIGSGHNGLVAAAYLARAGCSVCVLERSDVIGGATISEHPWPGWTVSTASYVCSLLHPKVIADLDLASHGYAAYRKPAAAFTPLLDGRSLLLTRDAAANAAEIAIFSQRDLDGFRCLEAERDRLGGLIFDALDADAPSFGSFDRATQATMQGSVADFVRRYVETPVLQAECVNDGLIGTYAGPETPGTAYVLAHHNAGRAFGVQGAWGFVRGGMGAVSAAIASAARAAGAEIRHSAAVSRVLVRSGSAIGVALDDGTEVSAPVVLSNADPKTTFLRLTPRDALDDAFVRRVEDWSSTGVALKVNLALGELPNFTCRPGLNAQPHHSATLHVADSIEYLQAAYEDARSGTVSRAPLIEGYMQSPTDESIAPKGKQLLSIFAQYFPYDRGDGPWTTAMAEAAADTIVASLARFAPNLPNAIEARQILAPPDLERRFGLSGGHIFHGELLPGQIFENRFSTRTPLRGLYLCGSGAHPGGCVTGAPGLRASRAVLADLAVRS; encoded by the coding sequence ATGGCGTATGATGCGATTGTGATCGGTTCGGGCCACAATGGTCTTGTGGCTGCGGCATATCTCGCCCGCGCGGGCTGCAGCGTCTGCGTGCTAGAACGAAGCGATGTGATCGGCGGCGCCACGATCAGCGAGCATCCATGGCCCGGCTGGACGGTATCCACCGCATCGTATGTCTGCAGCCTCTTGCATCCGAAGGTCATCGCGGATCTCGACCTCGCTTCACATGGGTACGCCGCATATCGCAAACCCGCAGCCGCTTTCACGCCCCTGCTCGACGGCCGTTCGCTCCTTCTGACCCGTGACGCCGCCGCCAACGCCGCGGAAATCGCGATATTCTCTCAACGCGACCTCGACGGATTCCGTTGCCTCGAAGCCGAGCGAGATCGCCTTGGCGGATTGATCTTCGACGCGCTCGACGCCGACGCGCCCTCATTCGGGTCATTTGACCGCGCCACCCAAGCCACCATGCAGGGCTCTGTGGCCGACTTCGTCCGGCGCTACGTCGAAACGCCTGTGCTGCAGGCTGAGTGCGTCAACGACGGGTTGATCGGCACGTATGCGGGGCCTGAGACGCCGGGGACCGCATACGTGTTGGCACATCACAACGCCGGACGCGCCTTCGGCGTCCAGGGCGCCTGGGGATTCGTCCGCGGCGGCATGGGAGCGGTGTCGGCAGCGATCGCAAGCGCGGCGCGGGCAGCCGGCGCAGAAATCCGACACAGCGCGGCTGTCAGCCGGGTGCTCGTGCGTTCCGGCAGCGCGATCGGCGTCGCGCTTGACGACGGCACCGAAGTCAGCGCGCCCGTCGTGCTTTCGAACGCAGACCCGAAGACGACATTCTTGCGATTGACGCCGCGCGACGCCTTAGACGACGCGTTCGTCCGGCGCGTGGAGGACTGGTCGTCTACGGGCGTGGCGCTCAAGGTTAATCTCGCGCTCGGTGAACTTCCGAATTTCACGTGCCGGCCCGGATTGAATGCGCAACCGCATCACAGCGCTACGCTTCACGTCGCGGATTCTATCGAGTATCTGCAGGCGGCCTACGAGGATGCACGATCGGGAACCGTTTCACGCGCTCCGCTGATCGAGGGCTACATGCAGTCGCCCACGGACGAAAGCATCGCTCCAAAGGGCAAACAGCTGCTTTCGATCTTCGCGCAGTACTTTCCGTATGACCGCGGTGACGGTCCCTGGACAACGGCGATGGCCGAAGCCGCCGCCGATACGATCGTGGCGTCCCTCGCCAGATTCGCGCCCAACTTGCCCAACGCGATCGAAGCAAGGCAGATTCTCGCACCGCCGGATCTCGAACGACGCTTTGGATTGTCCGGCGGCCACATCTTTCACGGCGAACTTCTGCCAGGGCAGATCTTCGAAAATCGGTTTTCGACGCGAACGCCGCTGCGCGGCTTGTATCTCTGCGGTTCGGGCGCGCATCCTGGCGGCTGCGTTACCGGCGCGCCCGGCCTGCGCGCATCGCGCGCGGTGCTCGCCGACCTGGCTGTTCGTTCGTGA
- a CDS encoding DUF1800 domain-containing protein: MSAVQAASSQYRPAGSLDAATALLPYAGPWTPKLAAHLLRRAGFGGSPTEIDAASAAGMNAAVDALINFSRDPMPQAPDADLSYGPMTTPQQKRQANIAMTMWFLNRVLLSPNPLLERMTYFWSNHFTSSVDGGVTPQMLVNQYALFRRNALGNFSDLTHQVSQDPAMLFYLNGAQNNKRHPNENYARELMELFTLGVGNYTEDDVRESARSFTGWTVNRSDDTAHFVPRLHDDGQKTFLGQTGNFTGDDIVDILLRQPVAAQFVAHKFLRHFVYDDPEPALVAAAADIFRSSGYNVRVLMNALLRSNVFYSARAYRALIKSPLELAVGSMKLVGATEFTPRLAGGIVAMGQIPMRPPNVAGWPGGAQWMNQSTELARLNFANQLVYATPPAAGQAMTAAMSPAMTASPASGPPAMPAMSTPMEWIGNTSMTDPGAIAERIIWIALQDDANASQRSSILSFLQTDGVGNLVTLNGENLDEKVRGAMSLAMATAPYQLA, encoded by the coding sequence ATGAGCGCTGTTCAAGCGGCCAGTTCGCAATATCGGCCCGCCGGATCTTTGGATGCGGCCACGGCGCTCTTGCCCTACGCGGGCCCGTGGACCCCGAAGCTCGCCGCCCACCTCCTCCGGCGCGCAGGCTTCGGGGGCTCTCCCACGGAGATCGACGCCGCTTCGGCCGCAGGTATGAACGCTGCGGTCGATGCTTTGATCAACTTCAGTCGCGATCCGATGCCGCAGGCGCCGGACGCCGATCTCTCCTACGGGCCGATGACGACGCCGCAGCAGAAACGTCAAGCGAACATCGCGATGACGATGTGGTTCTTGAATCGCGTGCTGCTTTCGCCCAATCCTCTGCTCGAGCGCATGACGTATTTCTGGTCGAATCACTTCACGAGCTCGGTCGACGGCGGCGTCACGCCGCAGATGCTCGTCAACCAGTACGCGCTCTTCCGCCGAAACGCGCTCGGTAATTTCAGCGACCTGACGCACCAAGTATCGCAGGACCCGGCGATGCTCTTCTATCTCAACGGCGCGCAGAACAACAAACGGCATCCAAACGAGAACTATGCGCGCGAACTGATGGAACTTTTTACGCTCGGCGTCGGCAACTACACCGAAGACGATGTCCGCGAGAGCGCGCGCTCGTTCACTGGTTGGACCGTGAACCGCAGCGACGACACAGCGCACTTCGTGCCGCGCCTGCACGACGACGGTCAAAAGACTTTTCTCGGCCAGACGGGCAACTTCACCGGCGACGACATCGTCGACATCCTGTTGCGCCAGCCCGTGGCCGCGCAGTTCGTCGCGCACAAGTTCCTCCGTCATTTCGTCTACGACGATCCGGAACCCGCGCTCGTCGCGGCGGCCGCGGATATCTTCCGTTCGAGCGGCTACAACGTGCGCGTTCTCATGAACGCGCTGCTTCGTTCGAACGTCTTCTATTCGGCGCGTGCCTACCGCGCGCTCATCAAGAGCCCGTTGGAGCTCGCCGTCGGATCCATGAAACTGGTCGGCGCGACCGAATTCACGCCGCGACTCGCGGGCGGCATCGTGGCCATGGGGCAGATCCCGATGCGTCCGCCGAACGTCGCCGGCTGGCCCGGCGGCGCGCAATGGATGAATCAGAGCACGGAGCTCGCGCGCCTGAATTTTGCGAATCAGTTGGTCTATGCCACGCCGCCCGCCGCCGGACAGGCTATGACCGCGGCCATGTCACCTGCCATGACGGCATCGCCCGCAAGCGGGCCGCCGGCCATGCCGGCAATGTCAACGCCGATGGAATGGATCGGCAACACGAGCATGACAGACCCCGGCGCGATCGCCGAGCGGATAATTTGGATCGCGCTGCAGGACGACGCGAATGCGTCACAGCGCAGCAGTATCCTGAGCTTCTTACAAACCGACGGTGTCGGTAATCTCGTGACGCTCAACGGCGAGAACCTTGACGAAAAAGTTCGCGGCGCGATGAGTCTAGCAATGGCGACCGCTCCTTACCAGCTGGCTTAG